The genomic stretch AGGTTCGGAGATTTTTATCAACCTATATGAGAGGTCTCCTTAAGCGCAAAGCTCCAGGGCTACCTAGCCATCTGAGGATCGAGTTTTTTTTAGTACTTTGAGTGTACTAATAATAAGTACTTAACGGTGTACAGACCATAGTCGTCCCGTATGCACGCATGCGCAGTTATTGCCCACACGTACGTACATACATACACGAATTGCTACATCGACGTACGTGTGCCACATGCCCACACACGGCCGGGACGCCCGCCCCGCCTGTGTGAGCGAAGGTGAAGCTCTGCACCAGTGACTTTCGGATTAATTCTTAAAATGTTATGTATATATTGgtgttttatttaaatttagtaGCAAAAATATCCGTGCATTGCAACAAAAAAATATAAGACACTTATGGGAACAAAGACATGAGTAGTACATATTTATTTGTATTTTAtcattttatgaattttaataatttattttatgatgATAAGACATACAATACTAACTTAGTAGTGGTAATGATATAAAAATATCATATTAAACCTATATCGAATCAAATACAACATTTATAGATTGTATTGGTCTGTTTACTAATCATTGGGGATTGCAAAATAGAATTATTTAGACTTGATTAGATAACAAAAAGTACTCAATATTTTAGTTGATGGTTTGATTAGCTAGACCATCATCAACCAACCCAAGTTATAAAAGAATAGATTTTGGCTCTTAATTTTGAAATAAACATAGATAAATTACTATTATATTATAGATCACAAATAGGTGGATAACATTTGTAGAAAAGATCGGCACTAGCTTTATATATTTGTTTTATttaaaataaagtatttatgaaCTTTTAGATAACTTTTTTTTTGCATGGAGATATCCATATGTGCCATATTCTCAAACTAATAACGATAATTTTTCTGAGATACTCTTTGAATCATAAAACATAAGTTTTTTTAGACGAGAAGGGATTACTAGCTCTGAAGATATTGGACATGTGTACAAAGGTACCATCCTCGTACCGCGTAGGCCCACAGACAAAAAAAAGGTGGCGAATGCGAATGCGACGTGGGATCGCCATCGCCACTCTTAtcctttctttgtttttttttaaataaaaaaacactAAGGTTCACTTTGGATTATAATGGCAAAAGCGACAGGGCGATTAGATTCAGTAAACGTAGTGACAAGGACGTACAGAGACAGGATGATGGGGTCGgagaaattaaaagaagaaaacggAAACGCATGCATGACGCTGCATGCCtttgtcttgtttagttcgtgaagggaaaaatttcgcgacactgtagcacactttcgtttgtttatggtaattatgtccaaccatggattaactaggctcaaaaaggttcgtctcgtcaatttcgaccaaactgtgcaattattagtttttattttcgtctacatttaatactccatgtatgagTCTAAAGatatgatgtgatggggaatcttgaaaaattttaggtttttgggtgcaagtaaacaaggcaatATGTTTTTTTTGGGTGCCTTTTGTCATGCCCTAGGGTTATTTTCCTCTGGTGGTTTACCTACCGGTACCACACCAGGCATGCACCGGCAACTAGCAAAACTAGCTATAAACGCGTGTAAATAAAAGTGTTAAAAGCTCCTCGCTCGGCCATGCATGATATTGCCTTGTTTCAACTTTCAACTCCTGCCGCGTTATGCTAGCTGGAGACGTAACCGGCGCGTTGAAAATCGGAAATTCAGTCGACCATCAAACATCCACTCCTTGATGGTGACAAAAAAAACACCACTCGTGCGAAAGTTATTTTCAAAGGGCATATGTCATCCACTATAGAACCCTGTTTCCTTCGCACCTTACCCACAACAAATTACGTCTGCTATATCCCTATCCGATCGATCCCCAACAAATATACGTATACATACCTACTCTTTCTATACCCATAAGTCGTTTTGCACAAAGTTTGAGTCAaacattgaaaatataaattatgaataacttttaagttgttgagtttgaaaatatgaaaaccatatgaatagatttgtcttgaaaaatactttgataaaaatatatctataccactttttgataaatattttttttaaaaaaaataaaaagttaaagTTAGACTTTGGAGACCGTGACATTGTCCAAAACAACTTATTTTATGGGTATGAATGGAGTACATATTATATTGCTGCCGTTTCGTCTCGTCTCACCTCTAATAGAGAGTGTTAATTTGGTAGCTGCCCTAATATGAGGTTGCCGGCTAGGCAGCTTGATGCCTTGATCCAATCCTAAATATACATTGTGACTTGCTGAAGGCAAGTCACTGAATCTTTGTCCGGAGCGGACAGACAGGGATTCAGTGACTTACCTTGAGCAAGTCACAATGTAACTTACCTCctctagggtcttgtttagttcaaaaaattttataaaattttattttttttagatatttatcgtcacatcgaattttgtagcacatatataaaatattaaatatagataaaaaataattaattacatagtttgtctgtaatttgcgagataaatcttttgagcctagttaatccatgattggataatattttctTCGAACATAGATAGCAGATAGCAGCATAATTTAtagtttcaaaaaaagaaaaaaaaaagacaataaTTCAGGTCCATAATTCAGATAGACATGTACATAGCAGCTTATCAAAGCACAATAAAATAtaagtctaatcatagactaattaggttcaaaataTTTAAATtacgcaattagttattttttatctatatttaatgctttatacatgtgccgtaagatttgatgtaatggagaatgttttaaaaaattaaaagtttacaaaaatttttaggaactaaataaAGACTTGGAGGAAAGATAGAGGAGGTAAGTTACATTGTGTCCGGAGCAGACATAGTTGTGACGATAGCAAACAAACAATGGGCAGGTGTGTATAGATTGTATTGGATGCGGTCACACCCACGTCAAAATGAAACAAAAACAATGGCTATAAATTCTTGCACCCCCCACAACGATCGAGAAACAATGATGTCACATAACCAACGCATTATTTATATTATTAATAATTTTATACAATAGTACTACTACTGTATGATACTTCCTTCGTACCTATAAAGAAAGCCATTTTGGACATGATTTGAGTCaaacattaaaaatataaatcatgaataacttttaaattgttgaattTGGAAATGTAAAAACCATATGAACAGATCTGTCTTGAAAAatctttcataaaagtatacatataccactttttgataaatattttataaaaacaaggagtcaaagttaggctttaaAGACTGTGttgttgtcctaaacgacttcctTTATGGATATGGAGGGAATAGACTTCCTTTATGGATATGGAGGGAATATGCATATACAGTACACAACAGCCAACCAAATTAAATTAGTTTAATTACTCGGTCACATATCAAGCTAAAATTCAACCACATTTCTAAATGAAAATGGCTGGATATATAGGATGAAAGTACAcagtttccttctcttcttttttttcatttatttatttaactaATCCTTGTTCGACAATCAATATAACGTCTCCAGTTGTCGTCactcaaatcaaatcaaataaTTTAAAGTAACAGCGACACCACCTAATGCAACCCAACTCCAACTGATGTCAGGTTCAACGTCCACGAGGCACTGAAATATGAACCAAACAGAACAAAGACGCGAAATGGCGATGCAAGCACATGGAGAGATTCCATCCATCTCCCAGTCACTTCACTGAGCCaatcaaaaaaaggaaaaaaaaaacaacaacaatGCAATGTGCATGCAAGGAGGACTCCACTTTGGCGTCAACTCAAAATCGTTTGTGGCAGCAACCACGATCGTGCTGTGCTCTTCGTCATTTTTCAccgatggaaatggatggatcctTTTGCTTGTTGCTGTCACGTGCTGCCTTTTTCCATCGTGCTGACTGCTTACTTTTCCTTCCTATTTTTTTACGCGTTTTTGTGTGGACTTTGCATGCATTCCAGCTATCTGCCGCTATATACTGGTACCATCTAGTACTTTTTGACTTGCATTGCATGAGTCATGTTTGGTTCTTTTTGCTCTGAAATTGACACATATACATTTATGCATTGCATAGAGCTGCAGGCCAGCCGTGCAGAGCACGAATTTTGTCTAGAATTGTGTAAAATTGTCACAAGGGTTTGCCTGACACTGTTTTTGCTCGGGTTCCCGCCGAACGACCTGATCAAGAGCAGGTTTTGAGCACCCCAAACAAAAAGAGCTGACACTGTCTTGGCCGAGCGAGTGAACAGTACCGGAGAAACCCTAGCGGGGCGGTGAGGAACCGGTTTTATACGGTGGCTAGTGAGAGCCACCGAAGACCACTGCGGGCGCTCCATCGAGGCTGGCCCAAGCGAGGCCCCAGAAAAACGGCCGCCCCCTCCGTTTTCTGGGAGCCAGGCTAGCCCATATACGGAGGCCTTGGATGGCCTGGCTTAGGAGAAAAAAACAACAACTAAACAGGCCCAACTGAGCCCCAACAGGCCTGGTTTGGAGATAGACAggctaccaaacaggccctaagagtCTCTTTGACAGACCTTTTAAATGGTTTTAGCTTCGTTTTTTTTTCATGGCTGCCAACGAGAAACAGGATCGGAAAACTAGTGAGCCTCGAAGTTGTTTTTTCATTTATAGGAGTGATGAAGCCGTCTAATGTGGCTTCTCTATGTTTATGTCCTTTTTGTAGGTTTGTGGGGGTGAAGCTGTATTTTTTGATTCATACACTAATGAGACCCTAAACATGTGGCTTCACCCGTTGTTTTAAGAAGATTTTGTCTATACCGGCACCGATCGTTACTCCTCTCTCCCACACTTGATTCCTTCCCTACAGTCCCACCTcctgcgcccgccctccccagcCGCTGCAATAGCGGATTGGaaaggcctcctcctcctcctcctccttgcgGATTCGACCGTCCACACCCCTCCACCACCGCTCCCTCCCTCGCTGTCGAGCACCCCACTCTTCTCCTACTCGTCGCCCCTGCCGTCGACCACCGCCCTGCCGTGCGCGCTAGGATTCACTGGAGCTCCGCTGAACTCTAGCGCTCGTGGCGTGATCGTCTCCTTCCCCTacccttgccgccgccgccatcttcTCTAGCTCTAGCAAACCTCCCCCACTCCATCCTGGGCCGACCACTGCTACCACCCCAACTCCCCTAAACTGCCCGACCACCATCCCCACGACCTGGCCTACCAACCTCCCCCCAGTCGGACCCTTCTATACCCACAAAAGTTGGAGAAGAAAATGAGGAGGGAGGAGCTCGCCGGAACCCTAGTCATCATGTCGGAGTTGGGGATGAAGATGGTAGGCATGGGTGCGGGGGAGGAAAAAAGGCATCAGCGGTAAGGGGAGATCCAGCCGTCCACGCCCCTCCACTACGCTCAGATCCGCGGCTGCAAAATCACGTGTGAAATCCAGGTAAAACACTCGTTATTTAGCATTCCTATTTACGAATAGGGTGGATATAAATTAGACAGAAACTACAACAACATTACTAAAAAAACCACGTTTGCTAATTATTTTTGGACAGCATAAAGTAGTGGAGCTAGAGCTGGTGCTATTTTTAGTAAGAGCCATAGTCCTATTTTAATAGGCCCAGGGTGTTGTTCTGCTAGGCTGTCAAATTATGCCAAAATTAAACCACGGCGTTTCTGTTTCTCTCCGGTACTTCATGGctcttttgaatttgatgaccCCCTCTTCATTTCAGCAGGGGGAGGGGGACTGCCATTGCCATGCCGGCCAGCTGGTGATCCAGGAGACCAGGGACGCATTGGCCGATTGGCGCCGGTGCGGTGATCCATGCCATGGCTCATCCATGACCTGTATGTGGACTGTGGTCTCCTCCGTCCAATTCCCCGCCTGCATCTGCATGCGAACTCCTTCTCCTCCCGTTCCGTTTTGTGAATGACGGTGTGTTGTCAGCTCATATAATCTCTCCCTTCTTTCTATCACAAATAAAGTATAGACAAAATATGCACTAAATAAATCTAAAGGTGGGTGTAGATATTTAAATAGTGTAGTATATTTCAAGAAGTTTGAAATGACATCCAAATATGCACACTGCtgcaaaaatatccaaaatatagaaaacagtatgaaaaaaaTAACAAAACTGCAGTGCATGTGTACTACAAGACAGATTTAGTGGGTGTTTGACTTGTAGTGCGCATGCATCTAAATTTTGTTATTTTTGCATGATTTTTTATATTGTTTGAATCTTAGTGTTTGAGACAAAGTATATATATCGATGCACTATGTATATGCACTGTTTCAGAAACATTCAAAAGACAGAAGtatgttattattttttttaaaaaaagattgTATATTTGCACTACATATTTTGCCAACTATATATACTCGAGTATATAGAAGAAATTTCCCAACGTAAGGTGTAATGTGATGTGGCTCTCCTAAAGTAAGAACCTATGGACAGAGCTATAGCTAGGTGGCACGTTGGATAGACCACTCTAGGATTTGTAGAAGAACTAGAGTGATTATGCTGTCTAGCTGTATATTGCGAAGATTGCATACACTCGGCTATACCTTGTCCTCATTACATCTACGGCTACATCACCAGAACCACGTGCTACCAACTTTATATATAATAACCTCCATCATTATAAAAGTATTCCATTTGTGTATTGCTGTGCTGGTTAAATTTTCTTAAATTTCATTAAGTTATAGAAAATGTAAATAATATTTGTATTTCTAagtaagtttattataaaaaaagatTCAACaatctatctaatgatattaattatataatgtAAAAGTAAATATTTAGTTGTTAAAGTTAAAAATATTTAACTCCTCAGAAAGCGATAACAAAACCTATTTTGAGACAAAGGGGTTAGGCATCACAGAGGGAGCATATAATATTTTTTCACAATTATTCCTAAAAGAGGCATGCCATAAGTAGTTTCTTGAAAAAATACCATGAAATCGCAACAATTTTAAAGGATGTGATGAATCGATGTCAATATCTATAATATCTGCTATTTCGCATATTATGATTGTCTATGTATATACGTGAGCGTTGTGTACTGTGATTTTTGAaacaaataaatgaaaactATGACGAAAGGAGCATATTACGGTCCAATTTTATTACAGAGGAGTATAATTGGTATGTAATGCAATCACAAAGGTTAAGATAGAAAATCAGAGGAAAGGAGAGGGCGAAAGAGCAAAAAGAGAAGAAATCGAAACCGAAGACAAAAGGCACAACTACTCCTTCCATTCTCGTCTCCGTCTGCGCCTGCGCCTCCATCTCATCACGCCCCCGCCttccgcgccgcgccgcgccgcctctCTTCACGCGCTTTCCAAATCCCGGCGCCGCTTTCCATCACCGCCTCCCCGCGCGCCGCCATACTTCCCCCCGTCGCCGAACCCGAGCCGGACACGCACGCAGCACGCCCTGCCGCCGTCCGTACCCTGTATATAATGGACGCCGACGAGCCACCGGAGCCCGCCGTATCCGCACGCCTCCACCGCCTCTGGAGCTAGGGATTTCTCCCTCGCGCGCGGCAATGGGCTGCACGACCTCCCACGACGCCTTCGCCGCCGCGGTCACCTCCTCCAGCTCCCGGGCCAGGGCGCGCCGCGCGTCCGCGTCCGCGTCCGGAGGAGACCCCGCCGCGCTGTGCCGCGAGCGCGTGGCGCtcatccgcgccgccgccgacagCCGGTACGCGCTTGCCGCCGCGCACGCCGCCTACTTCCGCTCGCTCGTCGCCGTCGGCGACGCGCTCCGGCGCTTCGCGGCgtccgcgctcgcgcccgccaCACCCGGGTCCTCCTCGCCGGTGCTCACGCTCCCGCCTTCCCCCGCCAAGCCGGTGGCCACCGTGTCCGCCAGCCtcccgccgtcgccgtcgtcctcgtcgtcctccACCGTCTCGCCGCTCTCGCACTCCCTCTCCGACGACGACCTCCATCTTCATGACCTTGACGACACCAGACACGGAGGCGGCGTTGGCGGGAGCGAGGAGGCGTCGACGTCGACGTCCACGAGGTACCACCGCCACTTCATGAGGAGATCGTCCACCGTGCCCACCGTGGTGTACGAGGACCCCGACGCTCAGACCCAGTACACCACAGCCGGGACCAGCTATGGATACGcctacggcgacggcgacggccacGCATACGGAGACGGCTACGGCTACGGCTACAGCTACGGGTCGGCGTACCCGTACGGACCCTACGGCGAGGTAATTGCGGGAGAGACCCCGGAGGCCGCGCCGAGGCAGCCTGGGCCGCCGCCTTCGCCCCCGACCGCGGAGGCCTCGCCGTGGGAATTCTTGGACCCGTTCGCACAGTACGACCAGTTCATGGAAGACTACGCTGGCGGGAATCTGCCAACCAACAGCCCCAACTGCGCCGAGCTGAGGAGGATGGAGGGGATCCCGGAGCTTGAGGACGAGGCCGAGTTAGAGAGGAAGGCGGAGAAATCCAAGCCATTGACGTCCGGGGTTTCTGATCTGAACATCAAAGGGAAGGGACCAATTCAAGACAATGCCGCTTCGAACGGCGATTTTTCTGGTGACAGCAAGCTGCAGAAGAATGCCACTTCAAAGGGTGATTCTCCTGGGGGCAAACTGCAGAGGGATGCCACTTCAATCAGCGATTCTTCTGGTGGCAAGCTGCAGAGGAAGGGATCGGAACCACAACCACCTCCTGATGGCAAGTTACAGAGGAAGGGCTCGGAGCCGGCTGCTGACCCCGAAGGCGAGGGAGGGAAACCAGGGTCTAGGAATGATTCCGTGCCAAGCAATGCCAGCTCGAAAAGCAAAGAAGGGGGGAAGAATACGGTGAGCCTGAAGGGCACAGTTAGCAGTGACATTGATGGCAGCAGCACCAGTGGGAAGAAGAAAGGTGTGGCCTTCGAAGCAGAGCAATCCATCAGACCAGCAGGAGGAGGTGGGGAGAGCCATGGCAAGTCAATCCAGTCGGTGGTGAGCAGCGAGCCATTCTCGCCATTGCATCATGGGACAAGGGATGTCAGAGAGGCGATTGATGAGGTCAAGAAGCTATTCGATGACGCGGCAAACTGCAGCACAGATGTCTCAAGGCTGCTGGAGGTGGGGAAAATGCCTCCCCGTGACACCCCAAGAGTTGTTAGATGTGGGTAATGCATTGCTTTATTTGAGTGCAACCATGCTTGAAATTGATTTTAGCTTTGTTGCTTCTGTTATCTGTGCTAGTGCAATAACGTAAAACTATTCATTTCCATCTTTTGCAGATATCTCTTCCAGAGTGATAGATCCGCTAGGCCTTACTGTGTCGACATCGTCTTGCCTCCCGAAATCACATGGCATGAAGTCAAGAGCATCAAGCAGCAAGGCAAGCACTTCAGCTTCACCAGGTGCTGGCCGTAGCAATGGTATTGGCCATCTCTCGTCAACTCTGGATAAGCTGTGGTTCTGGGAAAAGAAGCTCTATCAGGAAATTAAGGTACACACTTGTGCTCTCAGTGACAAACTTATAATTGAAGTAGTTATGTTAGTGTATAGGACAAGAAAATGTAGGTGCTATTTCATATTTTGTCTGATTTATTGCCAAATATCTGTTGAACATCGTTAGGTGGTTGTTCTAGGATGAAGAGAAGCTACGGATGAAGTACGAGAAGTATTACCGAAGGCTGAAATCCATGGATGAACGAGGGGCTGAATCAAGCACAATTGACTCCGTCCGGTTGTCTGCAAGGCATCTGGAGTCCAAGATCAGCATCAACATAAGTACAGCTAAAGCCTTCTCATTAAAGATACAGCAGATTCGAGATGAAGAGCTTTACCCTCAACTGGTTGATCTCATCCAAAGGTATGAATACTCCCTTGAATTGtctggtcttcaaaagattgaATTTATCTGATCCATAAGATTTCttacaggttcagaaggttgtgGAAAGCTGTTCTGGAATGCCACGAGAAGCAGCTATTAGCCATACAGGACAGTAGAATTCACCGGCTGAAGGCGATGACTGTAAGCGAATCTGGTGTGGAGGCCTCACGGGATTTGGAACGTGAGCTCACGAAATGGTATCGTTGCTTCAACAAGTGGATGAGCTTGCAAAGGTCTTGTGCTGAGGCGCTGAATGAATGGTTGAAGAAATGGCTCCCTGAGGTGCCGGAGGAAGTCACAGCAGATGGGGCCCCTCCTTTCTCACCAGGCAGGCTTGGCGCACCGCCTGTATTCATCATCTCAAATGATTGGTTCCAAGCAATCGAGATGGTCTCCAAGAATGAGATGGTCTCCAAGAATGATGTGCTGAgagcaatcgacaagttctctaaCGTCGTGCATGAATTCAAGAAGAGCCAGGAAGATGAGCAGCGACAGAAGCGGAAAGCCGATCACGCTTCCAAAGATTACAACCGAAAGTGTAAGGATTTGGAGGAAGAACTTGGTCTGAGTACCATGGAGAATCCTCGCTACAGCCATG from Sorghum bicolor cultivar BTx623 chromosome 3, Sorghum_bicolor_NCBIv3, whole genome shotgun sequence encodes the following:
- the LOC8077392 gene encoding uncharacterized protein LOC8077392 isoform X1 — translated: MGCTTSHDAFAAAVTSSSSRARARRASASASGGDPAALCRERVALIRAAADSRYALAAAHAAYFRSLVAVGDALRRFAASALAPATPGSSSPVLTLPPSPAKPVATVSASLPPSPSSSSSSTVSPLSHSLSDDDLHLHDLDDTRHGGGVGGSEEASTSTSTRYHRHFMRRSSTVPTVVYEDPDAQTQYTTAGTSYGYAYGDGDGHAYGDGYGYGYSYGSAYPYGPYGEVIAGETPEAAPRQPGPPPSPPTAEASPWEFLDPFAQYDQFMEDYAGGNLPTNSPNCAELRRMEGIPELEDEAELERKAEKSKPLTSGVSDLNIKGKGPIQDNAASNGDFSGDSKLQKNATSKGDSPGGKLQRDATSISDSSGGKLQRKGSEPQPPPDGKLQRKGSEPAADPEGEGGKPGSRNDSVPSNASSKSKEGGKNTVSLKGTVSSDIDGSSTSGKKKGVAFEAEQSIRPAGGGGESHGKSIQSVVSSEPFSPLHHGTRDVREAIDEVKKLFDDAANCSTDVSRLLEVGKMPPRDTPRVVRYISSRVIDPLGLTVSTSSCLPKSHGMKSRASSSKASTSASPGAGRSNGIGHLSSTLDKLWFWEKKLYQEIKDEEKLRMKYEKYYRRLKSMDERGAESSTIDSVRLSARHLESKISINISTAKAFSLKIQQIRDEELYPQLVDLIQRFRRLWKAVLECHEKQLLAIQDSRIHRLKAMTVSESGVEASRDLERELTKWYRCFNKWMSLQRSCAEALNEWLKKWLPEVPEEVTADGAPPFSPGRLGAPPVFIISNDWFQAIEMVSKNEMVSKNDVLRAIDKFSNVVHEFKKSQEDEQRQKRKADHASKDYNRKCKDLEEELGLSTMENPRYSHDNRVMDLEKLRKRRDEESTRHDKTLSHAHVAASTTLPIGLVPVLQHITSFFQRNQQVYMEIRIQGS
- the LOC8077392 gene encoding uncharacterized protein LOC8077392 isoform X2 codes for the protein MGCTTSHDAFAAAVTSSSSRARARRASASASGGDPAALCRERVALIRAAADSRYALAAAHAAYFRSLVAVGDALRRFAASALAPATPGSSSPVLTLPPSPAKPVATVSASLPPSPSSSSSSTVSPLSHSLSDDDLHLHDLDDTRHGGGVGGSEEASTSTSTRYHRHFMRRSSTVPTVVYEDPDAQTQYTTAGTSYGYAYGDGDGHAYGDGYGYGYSYGSAYPYGPYGEVIAGETPEAAPRQPGPPPSPPTAEASPWEFLDPFAQYDQFMEDYAGGNLPTNSPNCAELRRMEGIPELEDEAELERKAEKSKPLTSGVSDLNIKGKGPIQDNAASNGDFSGDSKLQKNATSKGDSPGGKLQRDATSISDSSGGKLQRKGSEPQPPPDGKLQRKGSEPAADPEGEGGKPGSRNDSVPSNASSKSKEGGKNTVSLKGTVSSDIDGSSTSGKKKGVAFEAEQSIRPAGGGGESHGKSIQSVVSSEPFSPLHHGTRDVREAIDEVKKLFDDAANCSTDVSRLLEVGKMPPRDTPRVVRYISSRVIDPLGLTVSTSSCLPKSHGMKSRASSSKASTSASPGAGRSNGIGHLSSTLDKLWFWEKKLYQEIKVVVLG